In a genomic window of Punica granatum isolate Tunisia-2019 chromosome 6, ASM765513v2, whole genome shotgun sequence:
- the LOC116209932 gene encoding 7-methyl-GTP pyrophosphatase isoform X1: MASDEIPRPPLKQIILGSKSMARRQILAEMGYDFTVMTADIDEKAIRKENPEELVVALAEAKADAIISRLQNTAHSKEDANATLLITADTVVVYEGTIREKPSSKDEAREFIQGYSGGQAAVVGSVCVTNLKTGMRKVGWDLAEVYFYEIPAQVIDSLIDEGVTLNVAGGLKLEHPQTFPFVKEVVLSLSLSLCPRTNLQWSVKVAFQF, translated from the exons ATGGCTTCCGACGAGATTCCTCGGCCTCCTCTCAAG CAGATAATACTGGGTTCAAAATCCATGGCGCGCCGTCAAATTTTAGCTGAAATGGGATACGACTTCACTGTCATG ACTGCAGATATTGATGAGAAAGCTATCCGGAAGGAGAATCCCGAAGAACTCGTCGTGGCGTTAGCGGAGGCCAAG GCAGATGCTATCATCTCAAGGCTCCAAAACACAGCACACTCGAAGGAGGATGCTAATGCAACACTTCTAATAACAGCAGATACA GTGGTGGTGTACGAAGGGACAATAAGAGAGAAACCTTCTAGTAAGGATGAAGCACGAGAATTTATTCAAG GTTACTCTGGGGGTCAAGCAGCAGTAGTAGGATCGGTTTGTGTGACCAACCTGAAGACTGGGATGAGAAAAGTGGGATGGGACCTGGCAGAG GTATATTTTTATGAGATTCCAGCTCAGGTCATTGATAGCCTG ATTGATGAGGGAGTCACTCTCAATGTAGCAGGAGGCTTGAAGCTTGAGCATCCTCAGACTTTTCCGTTTGTTAAGGAAGTggtactctctctctctctctctctctgccccCGCACCAACCTGCAATGGAGCGTGAAAGTGGCTTTCCAGTTTTGA
- the LOC116209932 gene encoding 7-methyl-GTP pyrophosphatase isoform X3 — MASDEIPRPPLKQIILGSKSMARRQILAEMGYDFTVMTADIDEKAIRKENPEELVVALAEAKADAIISRLQNTAHSKEDANATLLITADTVVVYEGTIREKPSSKDEAREFIQGYSGGQAAVVGSVCVTNLKTGMRKVGWDLAEVYFYEIPAQVIDSLIDEGVTLNVAGGLKLEHPQTFPFVKEVLGAADTVMGLSKALTEQLIEESL; from the exons ATGGCTTCCGACGAGATTCCTCGGCCTCCTCTCAAG CAGATAATACTGGGTTCAAAATCCATGGCGCGCCGTCAAATTTTAGCTGAAATGGGATACGACTTCACTGTCATG ACTGCAGATATTGATGAGAAAGCTATCCGGAAGGAGAATCCCGAAGAACTCGTCGTGGCGTTAGCGGAGGCCAAG GCAGATGCTATCATCTCAAGGCTCCAAAACACAGCACACTCGAAGGAGGATGCTAATGCAACACTTCTAATAACAGCAGATACA GTGGTGGTGTACGAAGGGACAATAAGAGAGAAACCTTCTAGTAAGGATGAAGCACGAGAATTTATTCAAG GTTACTCTGGGGGTCAAGCAGCAGTAGTAGGATCGGTTTGTGTGACCAACCTGAAGACTGGGATGAGAAAAGTGGGATGGGACCTGGCAGAG GTATATTTTTATGAGATTCCAGCTCAGGTCATTGATAGCCTG ATTGATGAGGGAGTCACTCTCAATGTAGCAGGAGGCTTGAAGCTTGAGCATCCTCAGACTTTTCCGTTTGTTAAGGAAGTg TTGGGGGCTGCGGATACTGTAATGGGACTCTCCAAAGCTCTCACCGAACAGCTTATTGAGGAATCTCTCTGA
- the LOC116209939 gene encoding ADP-ribosylation factor-like protein 2, with translation MGLLSIIRKIKRKEKEMRILMVGLDNSGKTTIVMKINGEDTSVISPTLGFNIKTISYQKYTLNIWDVGGQKTIRSYWRNYFEQTDGLVWVVDSSDLRRLDDCRMELHNLLKEERLSGASLLIFANKQDIKGALTPSEITKVLNLEAMDKSRHWNIVGCSAYTGGGLLEGFDWLVQDIASHIYMLD, from the exons ATGGGTCTACTCAGCATTATCCGGaagatcaaaagaaaagaaaaagaaatgcgGATTTTGATGGT AGGTCTGGACAATTCGGGGAAGACAACGATAGTGATGAAGATCAATGGGGAGGACACCAGCGTCATTAGCCCGACACTCGGCTTCAACATCAAGACCATCTCCTATCAGAA GTATACCCTTAACATATGGGATGTGGGAGGTCAAAAAACGATCAGATCATACTGGAGGAACTACTTTGAGCAAACAGATGGCCTTGTCTGGGTAGTTGATAGTTCAGATCTCCGAAGGCTAGATGACTGCAGAATGGAATTGCACAATCTTTTAAAGGAAGAG AGGTTATCAGGAGCATCTCTTCTCATATTTGCAAATAAGCAGGACATTAAAGGTGCTCTCACTCCATCAGAAATCACAAAA GTGCTGAATTTGGAAGCAATGGACAAGAGCAGGCACTGGAATATTGTGGGATGCAGTGCTTACACAGGAGGGGGTCTTCTCGAGGGATTTGATTGGTTGGTTCAGGACATCGCCTCTCATATCTATATGCTTGATTAG
- the LOC116209932 gene encoding 7-methyl-GTP pyrophosphatase isoform X2 — protein MASDEIPRPPLKIILGSKSMARRQILAEMGYDFTVMTADIDEKAIRKENPEELVVALAEAKADAIISRLQNTAHSKEDANATLLITADTVVVYEGTIREKPSSKDEAREFIQGYSGGQAAVVGSVCVTNLKTGMRKVGWDLAEVYFYEIPAQVIDSLIDEGVTLNVAGGLKLEHPQTFPFVKEVVLSLSLSLCPRTNLQWSVKVAFQF, from the exons ATGGCTTCCGACGAGATTCCTCGGCCTCCTCTCAAG ATAATACTGGGTTCAAAATCCATGGCGCGCCGTCAAATTTTAGCTGAAATGGGATACGACTTCACTGTCATG ACTGCAGATATTGATGAGAAAGCTATCCGGAAGGAGAATCCCGAAGAACTCGTCGTGGCGTTAGCGGAGGCCAAG GCAGATGCTATCATCTCAAGGCTCCAAAACACAGCACACTCGAAGGAGGATGCTAATGCAACACTTCTAATAACAGCAGATACA GTGGTGGTGTACGAAGGGACAATAAGAGAGAAACCTTCTAGTAAGGATGAAGCACGAGAATTTATTCAAG GTTACTCTGGGGGTCAAGCAGCAGTAGTAGGATCGGTTTGTGTGACCAACCTGAAGACTGGGATGAGAAAAGTGGGATGGGACCTGGCAGAG GTATATTTTTATGAGATTCCAGCTCAGGTCATTGATAGCCTG ATTGATGAGGGAGTCACTCTCAATGTAGCAGGAGGCTTGAAGCTTGAGCATCCTCAGACTTTTCCGTTTGTTAAGGAAGTggtactctctctctctctctctctctgccccCGCACCAACCTGCAATGGAGCGTGAAAGTGGCTTTCCAGTTTTGA